A single Falco naumanni isolate bFalNau1 chromosome 20, bFalNau1.pat, whole genome shotgun sequence DNA region contains:
- the ITGA10 gene encoding integrin alpha-10 isoform X2: MGRWEPSLATGCCSGRAAGRGGCWWGPRGTVTARVTSTSAAWDPPTPPAPKPTSACAPLWSQACGTSVFSTGLCARLDGDLRPVGTIAPTAQRCSTYMDIVIVLDGSNSIYPWSEVQNFLSNVLSKFFIGPGQIQVGVLQYGERAVHEWDLGRYRTAQEVVEAAKNISRQEGRETRTAFAIHRACTEAFSPERGGRADATRLMIVVTDGESHDGEELPEALAECEKRNVTRYAIAVLGHYLRRQQDPEDFIREIKYIASDPDEKYFFNVSDEAALNDIVDALGDRIFSLEGTHGYNESSFQLEMSQIGFSIHLLEDGILFGTVGAYDWDGAVLEESRRGRIIPPRQALEKEFPLELKNHAAYLGYAVSSLRLPGGQHLYVAGAPRFQHKGKVILFQMATTGTLTVAQALMGEQIGSYFGSEVCALDVDGDGVTDVLLVAAPMYLGAQNRETGRVYLYSVGQRLLAPAGTLHTDKKPQDSRFGYALAAVPDLNHDGFSDVVVGAPLEDGHRGAIYIYHGAPGTLLPHYKQRIEGAALGATLSYFGRSVDGQLDLDGDGLVDLAVGAQGVAVLLRSRQIVQVNTSLTVEPPAINVIQKNCRRSGTGAVCLRARVCFRTGTRARGQRDRDIALRYNVSLEERAAGARAAFDSGARRLLQRRLELSLGRQSCLRFPFHVLDTTDYLRPLSITVRLAMAEATGPVLDETSPTTVRKLIPFFKDCGEDDECVTDLVLRATMNIAGSRQSPHVLRKGRRKVLVEVLLENKKENAYNASLLLRFSSNLHFSSLVLQDTSPVKLECTALAGHRRLCSVGYPVFRALAKVSFTLELEFSCSLLLGQAEVALQASSDSTEVTPEDNVVQLSVPILYEPDLFLSSDANLHRYEVHPLGTFPHGPGPEFKTTVKVQNFGCYPVRNVTLRMALPALGYRRATFLSVTRVLADNATCVLQTPPEEPRQRGTVVPVHPEDLLHVDRLDCGNAWCQELSCRLGRLDRGGEVSIHVLRTIHNDFFRGAKFRSVKVVSTAWLGVPGSSVLVLEEGAHRRETVLEIIQGKRVPISLWILVGSILGGLLLLALIIFCLWKLGFFTRKKLPKEEEEEEKEEQ; encoded by the exons ATGGGCCGGTGGGAGCCCAGTTTGGCTACCGGGTGCTGCAGCGGGCGAGCGGCGGGGAGGGGTG gctgctggtgggggcCCCGTGGGACGGTGACCGCCAGGGTGACATCTACAAGTGCCGCGTGGGACCCCCCAACGCCTCCTGCACCAAAGCCAACCTCG gCCTGCGCCCCGCTCTGGTCCCAGGCGTGCGGCACCTCCGTCTTCAGCACCGGCCTCTGCGCACGGCTGGACGGCGACCTGCGCCCCGTGGGGACCATCGCGCCCACGGCACAGC GCTGCTCCACCTACATGGACATCGTCATCGTCCTGGACGGCTCCAACAGCATCTACCCCTGGTCCGAGGTGCAGAACTTCCTCAGCAACGTCCTCAGCAAGTTCTTCATCGGGCCGGGGCAGATCCAG GTGGGGGTGCTGCAGTACGGGGAGCGGGCTGTGCACGAGTGGGACCTGGGCCGGTACCGGACGGCGCAGGAGGTGGTGGAGGCGGCCAAGAACATCAGCcggcaggaggggagggagacGCGCACGGCCTTCGCCATCCACCGGGCATG CACGGAAGCCTTCAGCCccgagcggggcgggcgggcagaTGCCACCCGGCTGATGATCGTGGTGACGGACGGCGAGTCCCACGATGGTGAGGAGCTGCCCGAGGCGCTGGCGGAGTGCGAGAAGCGCAACGTCACCCGCTACGCCATCGCG GTGCTGGGGCACTACCTCCGTCGGCAGCAGGACCCCGAGGATTTCATCCGCGAGATCAAGTACATCGCCAGCGACCCGGACGAGAAGTATTTCTTCAACGTCAGCGACGAGGCCGCCCTCAACGACATCGTGGACGCGTTGGGTGACCGCATCTTCAGCCTGGAAg gcacccACGGCTACAACGAGAGCTCCTTCCAGCTGGAGATGTCCCAGATCGGCTTCTCCATCCACCTCCTGGAG GACGGGATCCTCTTCGGCACGGTGGGAGCCTACGACTGGGACGGGGCGGTGCTGGAGGAGAGCCGGCGCGGCCGCATCATCCCGCCCCGGCAGGCCCTGGAGAAGGAATTCCCGCTGGAGCTGAAGAATCACGCGGCTTATTTGG GTTACGCTGTCTCCTCGCTGCGGCTGCCCGGTGGGCAGCACCTGTATGTGGCCGGAGCCCCTCGCTTCCAGCACAAGGGCAAGGTCATCCTCTTCCAGATGGCCACCACGGGCACCCTGACTGTGGCCCAGGCACTGATGGGGGAGCAG ATCGGCTCCTACTTCGGCAGCGAGGTGTGCGCCCTGGACGTGGACGGTGACGGTGTCACCGAcgtgctgctggtggcagctcCCATGTACCTGGGTGCCCAGAACAGGGAGACAGGGCGGGTGTACCTCTACAGCGTGGGgcag CGGCTCCTGGCCCCCGCCGGCACCCTGCACACCGACAAGAAGCCGCAGGACTCCCGGTTCGGCTACGCGTTGGCCGCCGTGCCGGACCTCAACCACGATGGCTTCAGTGACGTGGTGGTGGGGGCTCCGCTGGAGGACGGGCACCGTGGGGCCATCTACATCTACCACGGCGCCCCAggcaccctcctgccccatTACAAGCAG CGCATCGAGGGGGCGGCGCTGGGGGCGACCCTCAGTTATTTCGGGCGCAGCGTGGACGGGCAGCTGGACCTGGATGGGGACGGGCTGGTGGACCTGGCCGTGGGGGCGCAGGGGGTGGCCGTGCTGCTGCG TTCCCGCCAGATTGTCCAGGTCAACACGTCGCTGACGGTGGAGCCACCAGCCATCAACGTCATCCAGAAGAACTGCCGGCGCAGCGGCACCGGCGCCGTCTGCCTCCGGGCCAGGGTCTGCTTCCGCACCGGGACCCGAGCCCGGGGCCAGCGGGACAGGGACATCG CTCTCCGGTACAACGTGTCCCTGGAGGAGCGGGCAGCGGGTGCTCGCGCCGCCTTCGACTCAGGCGCCCGGCGGCTGCTCCAGCGGCGCCTGGAGCTCTCTCTGGGGCGGCAGAGCTGCCTCCGCTTCCCCTTCCACGTCCTG gaCACCACAGACTATCTGCGCCCCCTCAGCATCACGGTGAGGTTGGCCATGGCTGAAGCCACGGGGCCGGTGCTGGATGAGACGTCCCCCACCACCGTCCGGAAActg ATCCCCTTCTTCAAGGACTGTGGGGAGGACGACGAGTGTGTCACGGACCTGGTGCTCAGGGCCACCATGAACATCGCGGGCTCCAG gcagagcccccaCGTCCTGCgcaagggcaggaggaaggtgctGGTCGAGGTGCTGCTGGAGAACAAGAAGGAGAACGCCTACAACGCCAGCCTGCTCCTCCGCTTCTCCAGCAACCTCCACTTCTCCAGCCTCGTGCTCCAG gacACCAGCCCGGTGAAGCTGGAGTGCACAGCGCTGGCTGGTCACCGCCGGCTCTGCAGCGTTGGCTACCCCGTCTTCCGTGCACTGGCCAAG GTCTCCTTCACCCTGGAGCTGGAGttcagctgctccctcctcctcgGCCAAGCCGAGGTCGCCCTCCAGGCCAGCAG TGACAGCACCGAGGTGACACCAGAGGACAATGTGGTCCAGCTTTCCGTCCCCATCCTCTACGAGCCCGACCTCTTCCTCTCCAG TGATGCCAACCTGCACCGCTATGAGGTTCACCCGCTCGGCACCTTCCCCCACGGCCCCGGCCCCGAATTCAAGACCACGGTGAAG GTGCAGAATTTTGGGTGCTACCCCGTCCGAAACGTCACCCTCCGCAtggccctgccagccctgggctaCCGCCGTGCCACCTTCCTCTCCGTCACGCGTGTCCTGGCTGACAAC gctaCCTGCGTGCTGCAGACCCCCCCCGAggagccgcggcagcggggcACGGTGGTCCCTGTGCACCCTGAGGACCTCCTGCACGTGGACAGGCTG GACTGCGGCAATGCCTGgtgccaggagctgagctgccGGCTGGGGCGGCTGGATCGCGGCGGGGAGGTCTCCATCCACGTCCTCCGCACCATCCACAACGACTTCTTCCGCggg gctaAATTCAGGAGCGTGAAGGTCgtcagcacagcctggctgggggtcccagggagCAGcgtgctggtgctggaggagggggcaCATCGGAGGGAG acGGTGCTTGAAATCATCCAGGGGAAGCGGGTGCCCATCTCCCTCTGGATCCTGGTGGGCAGCATCCTGGGGGGGCTGCTCCTCCTGGCGCTGATCATCTTCTGCCTGTGGAAG CTGGGCTTCTTCACCCGCAAGAAGCTCcccaaggaggaggaggaggaggagaaggaggagcagTGA
- the LOC121099495 gene encoding toll-like receptor 2: MPAAVWCWALLVLAGVAAPPPCRIDAANRTGLCRGQDLALVPPGLPAALRHLDLSYNRLREVAAGAFAGLTQLRHLDLAYNNISRIAPDAFLSNLLLEHLRLFNNSLGSIPAPALRPLANLRWLDMSNNPYRSAALDGAFGGLRALRELSLGGPLLQDISRGDFAVLKDTALRKFAIKSASGLRRYEAGAFSWLNTTELWCDVALDGSAAALPVMLRDLRGKPLDYLRFRNLFEFTYYTGDADPFAGLAELQITKLVFYRGKFSENLLRLALLNVQRSRICELALVAIDFARSPWQNGSSAGAAAPRLNRLVLQDISNPDILRFDWTFTWLSGVAALSIINVNFNYVPCDVWGELRNVKTLDISGNRLRDGYIYNQLCHYQGVMPKLENFILASNQLLSLAVVATLTRTWPRLTRLDASHNSLGSLQETCQWSPTLRWLALHHNQVTVDTFRCLPTTLEYLDLSYSQLDRLDMDYFSQSPRLRELRLSGNKIKFIPSEWRCLRLEVLAIDGNSFGIINRGSFVNMPRLVSLAAGNNPYHCTCDLYLFLEETRRWGRPTLADWPHNWTCYHPEPLLDTAVATYTPRPLECNVPALVTVAVASTAAVVVVCAVLCWKLDAGWYLRATYRLVRARYGKRPAGTARRCSYHAFISYSRADAGWVRQELLQRLENMVPPYRLCIHERDFTPGRWIIENIVENIERSAKVIFILSRSFVDSEWCNYELYFAHQRAVGLGSEDVILVVLEPMEARGLPRRFARLRALLATRTYLEWPREPQRRPFFWLQLRGLLGSPGGLEPAAGEEVAVGATT, from the coding sequence ATGCCGGCGGCGGTTTGGTGCTGGGCGCTGCTGGTGCTGGCGGGGGTGGCAGCGCCGCCGCCGTGCCGCATCGACGCCGCCAACCGGacggggctgtgccgggggcaGGACCTGGCGCTGGtgccccccggcctccccgcGGCCCTGCGCCACCTCGACCTCTCCTACAACCGCCTGCGGGAGGTGGCGGCGGGCGCCTTCGCCGGCCTGACCCAGCTGCGGCACCTGGACTTGGCCTACAACAACATCTCCCGCATCGCGCCCGACGCCTTCCTCTCCAACCTCCTCCTGGAGCACCTCCGGCTCTTCAACAACTCCCTCGGCTCCATCCCGGCGCCGGCGTTGCGCCCGTTGGCCAACCTGCGTTGGCTGGACATGTCCAACAACCCCTACCGCAGCGCCGCGCTGGACGGCGCCTtcggggggctgcgggcgctgcgggAGCTGTCGCTGGGGGGGCCGCTGCTGCAGGACATCTCCCGGGGGGACTTCGCCGTCTTGAAGGACACGGCGCTGCGCAAGTTCGCCATCAAGTCGGCCTCCGGCCTGCGGCGCTACGAGGCCGGGGCCTTCTCGTGGCTCAACACCACGGAGCTGTGGTGCGACGTGGCCCTGGACGGCAGCGCGGCGGCTCTGCCCGTGATGCTGCGGGACCTGCGGGGCAAACCCCTCGACTACCTGCGCTTCCGTAACCTCTTCGAGTTCACCTACTACACCGGCGACGCCGACCCCTTCGCCGGCTTGGCCGAGCTGCAGATCACCAAGTTGGTCTTCTACCGGGGCAAGTTCAGCGAGAACCTCCTCCGCTTGGCCCTGCTCAACGTCCAGCGCTCCCGCATCTGTGAATTGGCGCTGGTGGCCATCGACTTCGCCCGCTCGCCGTGGCAGAACGGCTCCAgcgcgggggcggccgccccaCGGCTCAACCGCCTTGTGCTGCAGGACATCAGCAACCCCGACATCCTGCGTTTCGACTGGACCTTCACCTGGCTGAGCGGTGTGGCCGCCCTCTCCATCATCAACGTCAACTTCAACTACGTCCCCTGCGACGTGTGGGGGGAGTTGCGTAATGTGAAGACCTTGGACATCTCCGGCAACCGCCTGAGAGACGGTTACATCTACAACCAGCTCTGCCACTACCAGGGGGTCATGCCCAAGCTGGAAAACTTCATTTTGGCTTCCAACCAGCTcctcagcctggctgtggtggCCACCTTGACCCGGACCTGGCCCCGGCTCACCCGCCTTGACGCCAGCCACAACAGCTTGGGCAGCCTGCAGGAGACGTGCCAATGGAGTCCCACCTTGCGCTGGCTGGCCCTCCACCACAACCAGGTGACGGTGGACACCTTCAGGTGCCTGCCCACCACCCTCGAGTACCTGGACCTCTCCTACTCGCAACTCGACCGCTTGGACATGGACTACTTCAGCCAAAGCCCCCGGCTGCGGGAGCTGCGCTTGAGTGGCAACAAGATCAAGTTCATCCCCTCCGAGTGGAGGTGCCTCCGGCTGGAGGTGCTGGCGATTGACGGCAACTCCTTCGGCATCATCAACCGCGGCTCCTTCGTCAACATGCCACGGCTCGTTAGCCTGGCGGCCGGCAACAACCCCTACCACTGCACCTGTGACCTCTACCTCTTCCTGGAGGAGACGCGGCGATGGGGGCGACCCACCTTGGCTGACTGGCCCCACAACTGGACCTGCTACCACCCCGAGCCTCTGCTGGACACGGCCGTGGCCACCTACACCCCGCGGCCCCTAGAATGCAACGTGCCGGCGCTGGTGACGGTGGCGGTGGCCAGCACGgcggcggtggtggtggtgtgcgCCGTGCTCTGCTGGAAGCTGGACGCCGGTTGGTACCTACGAGCCACGTACCGCTTGGTGCGCGCCAGGTACGGCAAGCGGCCGGCGGGCACGGCGCGGCGATGCTCCTACCACGCCTTCATCTCCTACAGCCGCGCTGACGCCGGTTGGGTTCGCCAGGAGCTTCTGCAGCGGTTGGAGAACATGGTGCCACCCTACCGGCTCTGCATCCACGAGCGGGACTTCACGCCGGGCCGCTGGATCATCGAGAACATCGTGGAGAACATCGAGCGGAGCGCCAAGGTCATCTTCATCCTCTCCCGTAGCTTCGTCGACAGCGAGTGGTGCAACTACGAGCTCTACTTCGCCCACCAGCGCgccgtggggctgggcagcGAGGACGTCATCTTGGTGGTCCTGGAGCCCATGGAGGcgcgggggctgccccggcgCTTCGCCCGCCTCCGCGCGCTCTTGGCCACCAGGACCTACCTGGAGTGGCCCCGCGAGCCCCAGCGGCGACCCTTCTTCTGGCTCCAGCTCCGCGGGCTCctgggcagccccggggggctcGAGCCCGCTGCCGGTGAGGAGGTGGCCGTGGGGGCCACCACGTAG
- the ITGA10 gene encoding integrin alpha-10 isoform X1, with protein MASGGGWGLLPPLLLLPGLCVGFNVDVRRPRLFHGPVGAQFGYRVLQRASGGEGWLLVGAPWDGDRQGDIYKCRVGPPNASCTKANLGSAAPWLAPQPGRAVHLGMTLLDAGDGLVACAPLWSQACGTSVFSTGLCARLDGDLRPVGTIAPTAQRCSTYMDIVIVLDGSNSIYPWSEVQNFLSNVLSKFFIGPGQIQVGVLQYGERAVHEWDLGRYRTAQEVVEAAKNISRQEGRETRTAFAIHRACTEAFSPERGGRADATRLMIVVTDGESHDGEELPEALAECEKRNVTRYAIAVLGHYLRRQQDPEDFIREIKYIASDPDEKYFFNVSDEAALNDIVDALGDRIFSLEGTHGYNESSFQLEMSQIGFSIHLLEDGILFGTVGAYDWDGAVLEESRRGRIIPPRQALEKEFPLELKNHAAYLGYAVSSLRLPGGQHLYVAGAPRFQHKGKVILFQMATTGTLTVAQALMGEQIGSYFGSEVCALDVDGDGVTDVLLVAAPMYLGAQNRETGRVYLYSVGQRLLAPAGTLHTDKKPQDSRFGYALAAVPDLNHDGFSDVVVGAPLEDGHRGAIYIYHGAPGTLLPHYKQRIEGAALGATLSYFGRSVDGQLDLDGDGLVDLAVGAQGVAVLLRSRQIVQVNTSLTVEPPAINVIQKNCRRSGTGAVCLRARVCFRTGTRARGQRDRDIALRYNVSLEERAAGARAAFDSGARRLLQRRLELSLGRQSCLRFPFHVLDTTDYLRPLSITVRLAMAEATGPVLDETSPTTVRKLIPFFKDCGEDDECVTDLVLRATMNIAGSRQSPHVLRKGRRKVLVEVLLENKKENAYNASLLLRFSSNLHFSSLVLQDTSPVKLECTALAGHRRLCSVGYPVFRALAKVSFTLELEFSCSLLLGQAEVALQASSDSTEVTPEDNVVQLSVPILYEPDLFLSSDANLHRYEVHPLGTFPHGPGPEFKTTVKVQNFGCYPVRNVTLRMALPALGYRRATFLSVTRVLADNATCVLQTPPEEPRQRGTVVPVHPEDLLHVDRLDCGNAWCQELSCRLGRLDRGGEVSIHVLRTIHNDFFRGAKFRSVKVVSTAWLGVPGSSVLVLEEGAHRRETVLEIIQGKRVPISLWILVGSILGGLLLLALIIFCLWKLGFFTRKKLPKEEEEEEKEEQ; from the exons ATGGCGagtggggggggctgggggcttctcccccctctgctcctgctcccag ggctgtgcGTGGGGTTCAACGTGGACGTGCGGCGCCCGCGGCTGTTCCATGGGCCGGTGGGAGCCCAGTTTGGCTACCGGGTGCTGCAGCGGGCGAGCGGCGGGGAGGGGTG gctgctggtgggggcCCCGTGGGACGGTGACCGCCAGGGTGACATCTACAAGTGCCGCGTGGGACCCCCCAACGCCTCCTGCACCAAAGCCAACCTCG GGTCCGCAGCCCCCTGGCTcgccccgcagcccggccgcgCCGTGCACCTCGGCATGACCCTGCTGGACGCCGGGGACGGCCTCGTG gCCTGCGCCCCGCTCTGGTCCCAGGCGTGCGGCACCTCCGTCTTCAGCACCGGCCTCTGCGCACGGCTGGACGGCGACCTGCGCCCCGTGGGGACCATCGCGCCCACGGCACAGC GCTGCTCCACCTACATGGACATCGTCATCGTCCTGGACGGCTCCAACAGCATCTACCCCTGGTCCGAGGTGCAGAACTTCCTCAGCAACGTCCTCAGCAAGTTCTTCATCGGGCCGGGGCAGATCCAG GTGGGGGTGCTGCAGTACGGGGAGCGGGCTGTGCACGAGTGGGACCTGGGCCGGTACCGGACGGCGCAGGAGGTGGTGGAGGCGGCCAAGAACATCAGCcggcaggaggggagggagacGCGCACGGCCTTCGCCATCCACCGGGCATG CACGGAAGCCTTCAGCCccgagcggggcgggcgggcagaTGCCACCCGGCTGATGATCGTGGTGACGGACGGCGAGTCCCACGATGGTGAGGAGCTGCCCGAGGCGCTGGCGGAGTGCGAGAAGCGCAACGTCACCCGCTACGCCATCGCG GTGCTGGGGCACTACCTCCGTCGGCAGCAGGACCCCGAGGATTTCATCCGCGAGATCAAGTACATCGCCAGCGACCCGGACGAGAAGTATTTCTTCAACGTCAGCGACGAGGCCGCCCTCAACGACATCGTGGACGCGTTGGGTGACCGCATCTTCAGCCTGGAAg gcacccACGGCTACAACGAGAGCTCCTTCCAGCTGGAGATGTCCCAGATCGGCTTCTCCATCCACCTCCTGGAG GACGGGATCCTCTTCGGCACGGTGGGAGCCTACGACTGGGACGGGGCGGTGCTGGAGGAGAGCCGGCGCGGCCGCATCATCCCGCCCCGGCAGGCCCTGGAGAAGGAATTCCCGCTGGAGCTGAAGAATCACGCGGCTTATTTGG GTTACGCTGTCTCCTCGCTGCGGCTGCCCGGTGGGCAGCACCTGTATGTGGCCGGAGCCCCTCGCTTCCAGCACAAGGGCAAGGTCATCCTCTTCCAGATGGCCACCACGGGCACCCTGACTGTGGCCCAGGCACTGATGGGGGAGCAG ATCGGCTCCTACTTCGGCAGCGAGGTGTGCGCCCTGGACGTGGACGGTGACGGTGTCACCGAcgtgctgctggtggcagctcCCATGTACCTGGGTGCCCAGAACAGGGAGACAGGGCGGGTGTACCTCTACAGCGTGGGgcag CGGCTCCTGGCCCCCGCCGGCACCCTGCACACCGACAAGAAGCCGCAGGACTCCCGGTTCGGCTACGCGTTGGCCGCCGTGCCGGACCTCAACCACGATGGCTTCAGTGACGTGGTGGTGGGGGCTCCGCTGGAGGACGGGCACCGTGGGGCCATCTACATCTACCACGGCGCCCCAggcaccctcctgccccatTACAAGCAG CGCATCGAGGGGGCGGCGCTGGGGGCGACCCTCAGTTATTTCGGGCGCAGCGTGGACGGGCAGCTGGACCTGGATGGGGACGGGCTGGTGGACCTGGCCGTGGGGGCGCAGGGGGTGGCCGTGCTGCTGCG TTCCCGCCAGATTGTCCAGGTCAACACGTCGCTGACGGTGGAGCCACCAGCCATCAACGTCATCCAGAAGAACTGCCGGCGCAGCGGCACCGGCGCCGTCTGCCTCCGGGCCAGGGTCTGCTTCCGCACCGGGACCCGAGCCCGGGGCCAGCGGGACAGGGACATCG CTCTCCGGTACAACGTGTCCCTGGAGGAGCGGGCAGCGGGTGCTCGCGCCGCCTTCGACTCAGGCGCCCGGCGGCTGCTCCAGCGGCGCCTGGAGCTCTCTCTGGGGCGGCAGAGCTGCCTCCGCTTCCCCTTCCACGTCCTG gaCACCACAGACTATCTGCGCCCCCTCAGCATCACGGTGAGGTTGGCCATGGCTGAAGCCACGGGGCCGGTGCTGGATGAGACGTCCCCCACCACCGTCCGGAAActg ATCCCCTTCTTCAAGGACTGTGGGGAGGACGACGAGTGTGTCACGGACCTGGTGCTCAGGGCCACCATGAACATCGCGGGCTCCAG gcagagcccccaCGTCCTGCgcaagggcaggaggaaggtgctGGTCGAGGTGCTGCTGGAGAACAAGAAGGAGAACGCCTACAACGCCAGCCTGCTCCTCCGCTTCTCCAGCAACCTCCACTTCTCCAGCCTCGTGCTCCAG gacACCAGCCCGGTGAAGCTGGAGTGCACAGCGCTGGCTGGTCACCGCCGGCTCTGCAGCGTTGGCTACCCCGTCTTCCGTGCACTGGCCAAG GTCTCCTTCACCCTGGAGCTGGAGttcagctgctccctcctcctcgGCCAAGCCGAGGTCGCCCTCCAGGCCAGCAG TGACAGCACCGAGGTGACACCAGAGGACAATGTGGTCCAGCTTTCCGTCCCCATCCTCTACGAGCCCGACCTCTTCCTCTCCAG TGATGCCAACCTGCACCGCTATGAGGTTCACCCGCTCGGCACCTTCCCCCACGGCCCCGGCCCCGAATTCAAGACCACGGTGAAG GTGCAGAATTTTGGGTGCTACCCCGTCCGAAACGTCACCCTCCGCAtggccctgccagccctgggctaCCGCCGTGCCACCTTCCTCTCCGTCACGCGTGTCCTGGCTGACAAC gctaCCTGCGTGCTGCAGACCCCCCCCGAggagccgcggcagcggggcACGGTGGTCCCTGTGCACCCTGAGGACCTCCTGCACGTGGACAGGCTG GACTGCGGCAATGCCTGgtgccaggagctgagctgccGGCTGGGGCGGCTGGATCGCGGCGGGGAGGTCTCCATCCACGTCCTCCGCACCATCCACAACGACTTCTTCCGCggg gctaAATTCAGGAGCGTGAAGGTCgtcagcacagcctggctgggggtcccagggagCAGcgtgctggtgctggaggagggggcaCATCGGAGGGAG acGGTGCTTGAAATCATCCAGGGGAAGCGGGTGCCCATCTCCCTCTGGATCCTGGTGGGCAGCATCCTGGGGGGGCTGCTCCTCCTGGCGCTGATCATCTTCTGCCTGTGGAAG CTGGGCTTCTTCACCCGCAAGAAGCTCcccaaggaggaggaggaggaggagaaggaggagcagTGA